In one Agathobacter rectalis ATCC 33656 genomic region, the following are encoded:
- a CDS encoding flagellin, with protein sequence MKINRNMSAVRANKQLLGTENRLSKSMKRLSSGYKINSAEDNPAGMAISNKMKAQIEALDQAKSNSSDAQNVMKIADGALGEVSSMLQRIRELAVQGASDTYSENDKKALQSEIDELTKEVDRISGDTEYNTKSLLDGSSDTRVYVRQKDANGNMTQVNSYITRINFSDNVASDKYELTVNSLATQATGSLASATKPDAEGTISINGVSVAVKADMTQDEYIQALQKAATTAGTTMQVNGDSISFLSNEYGSDSTVNISLSSSLKALAGAGYENADDGSGNMQLKSNGKDAVVTGGENLSDKTIRADGNRVYVVGNSGFSMDFLLSSDMDMTAGSSNLQIDISDIGNMAVQIGANEGQEMKIRIPEVSSQTLYLDTVDVTVKGGADKAMSTLDEAIEYVSGVRSRIGAFQNRLESAESSLSETSENMTGAYSNIMDTDMATEMTEYAAQNILDQAGISVLSQANDLPQQVLSLLSR encoded by the coding sequence ATGAAAATAAACAGGAATATGAGTGCTGTCCGGGCAAATAAGCAGCTCCTCGGTACAGAAAACAGATTATCAAAGTCTATGAAAAGGCTTTCAAGCGGCTACAAGATAAATTCAGCAGAGGACAATCCGGCAGGAATGGCTATCTCCAACAAGATGAAGGCGCAGATAGAAGCGCTTGACCAGGCAAAATCAAATTCATCAGATGCGCAGAATGTCATGAAAATAGCAGACGGAGCACTTGGTGAGGTAAGCAGCATGCTCCAGAGAATCAGGGAGCTTGCGGTACAGGGCGCTTCAGATACATATTCTGAGAATGATAAAAAGGCTTTGCAGTCAGAGATAGATGAGCTCACCAAGGAGGTGGACCGTATATCGGGCGATACGGAGTACAATACAAAGTCACTGCTCGATGGTTCGAGTGATACACGCGTCTATGTAAGGCAGAAGGATGCAAATGGCAATATGACTCAGGTGAACAGCTATATTACCAGAATCAATTTCTCAGACAATGTGGCGTCAGATAAATATGAGCTCACAGTAAATTCGCTCGCAACACAGGCAACAGGAAGTCTTGCGTCTGCCACAAAGCCTGACGCAGAGGGAACGATTTCCATAAACGGTGTGAGTGTGGCGGTGAAGGCAGATATGACTCAGGATGAGTATATCCAGGCGTTGCAGAAGGCAGCGACCACAGCCGGTACTACTATGCAGGTGAATGGTGATAGCATCAGCTTTTTATCAAATGAGTATGGCAGCGACAGCACAGTAAATATATCTCTTTCTTCATCGCTTAAGGCTCTGGCAGGTGCAGGTTATGAGAATGCTGACGATGGAAGTGGAAATATGCAGCTCAAAAGTAATGGTAAGGATGCCGTGGTTACAGGCGGAGAAAATCTGTCGGACAAGACAATAAGAGCCGACGGTAACCGTGTATATGTGGTTGGAAACAGTGGATTTTCAATGGATTTTCTACTGAGCAGTGATATGGATATGACAGCGGGAAGCAGCAATCTGCAGATAGATATTTCAGATATCGGAAATATGGCTGTGCAGATTGGTGCAAACGAGGGACAGGAGATGAAAATCAGGATACCGGAGGTATCATCGCAGACACTTTATCTGGATACGGTAGATGTGACTGTAAAGGGTGGTGCAGACAAGGCAATGTCCACACTTGATGAGGCGATAGAGTATGTCTCAGGTGTGCGGTCAAGGATAGGAGCCTTCCAAAACCGTCTTGAATCGGCTGAGAGCAGTCTTTCTGAGACTTCTGAGAACATGACCGGTGCATATTCCAATATCATGGATACCGACATGGCAACCGAGATGACGGAATACGCAGCACAGAATATTCTCGATCAGGCCGGAATCTCAGTGCTGTCTCAGGCAAATGACCTGCCACAGCAGGTACTTTCACTATTGTCGAGGTAA
- a CDS encoding flagellar protein FliS yields the protein MKNELKQELTRRLCACNNGGLVLVMYDIYFGFSDDVKNALVSEDREALRKGVSDVQAALDELMGALDFKYPLAGQLYPLYSYCKRLFSTVLYSLDVSVVDETDGIMKKLRSSFETVAAGDKSAPLMDNAQKVYAGMTYGKGRLTESFINDDNRGFLA from the coding sequence ATGAAAAATGAATTGAAGCAGGAGCTCACCAGAAGACTTTGTGCGTGCAACAATGGCGGACTCGTGCTTGTTATGTATGATATATATTTTGGTTTTTCAGATGATGTAAAAAATGCCCTCGTGTCAGAGGACAGGGAAGCCTTGAGAAAGGGAGTGTCGGATGTACAGGCGGCACTTGATGAGCTGATGGGGGCACTTGACTTTAAGTATCCTCTCGCAGGACAGCTTTATCCACTGTACTCATACTGCAAGAGGCTTTTTTCCACAGTGCTTTACTCACTTGATGTGTCGGTGGTGGATGAGACCGACGGCATTATGAAAAAGCTAAGAAGCAGCTTTGAAACCGTAGCTGCCGGTGACAAATCGGCACCGCTTATGGACAATGCGCAGAAGGTTTATGCGGGCATGACCTATGGGAAGGGCAGGCTCACAGAGAGCTTTATAAACGATGATAACAGGGGCTTCCTTGCGTAG
- a CDS encoding DUF2508 family protein: MKLFKETPVNDGYKTLQDDIKKTTDELQIVYTNLENVVEPDLIDYYIYQAKAVSMRYKFLLNCAKRLNEV, translated from the coding sequence ATGAAATTATTTAAAGAAACGCCTGTAAATGACGGTTACAAGACCTTACAGGATGACATCAAGAAAACAACAGATGAACTTCAAATTGTATACACTAACCTGGAAAATGTGGTTGAGCCCGATTTAATTGACTATTATATCTATCAGGCCAAGGCTGTTTCCATGCGGTATAAATTTCTTTTAAACTGTGCCAAGCGGCTTAATGAGGTTTAA
- a CDS encoding prepilin peptidase: protein MIVKLISHLMLYILLTVAAIGDFKNYRISNRLILTGLGCAFLFRLVGGKVASIIWFLPDIVFPVVILYFLYLSGILGAGDIKLFSVVCAFTNLRFTALCMAAAFVAAAGYGLISMVLKKELFVRMRDGFLYLNGILCGRFMRYRGQGKAVSFAVYVLLGTAMADIWVYGMR from the coding sequence GTGATTGTGAAATTAATATCACACCTCATGCTGTATATACTGCTTACAGTAGCAGCAATTGGGGATTTCAAAAATTATAGAATCAGTAACCGGCTGATTCTGACGGGACTTGGTTGTGCGTTTCTATTTCGCTTAGTGGGGGGCAAGGTAGCGAGCATCATCTGGTTTCTTCCAGATATAGTTTTTCCGGTTGTCATTTTATATTTCTTATATCTTTCAGGCATTTTAGGAGCCGGGGATATCAAGTTATTTTCAGTAGTATGTGCATTTACAAATTTAAGATTTACCGCCTTGTGCATGGCAGCCGCTTTTGTGGCGGCAGCGGGATATGGTCTCATAAGTATGGTGCTTAAAAAGGAGCTCTTTGTGCGTATGAGGGATGGATTTTTATACTTAAACGGTATACTGTGTGGCAGATTTATGCGGTACCGCGGACAGGGGAAAGCTGTTAGTTTCGCGGTATACGTGCTTTTGGGAACAGCCATGGCAGATATATGGGTTTACGGCATGAGGTGA
- a CDS encoding CpaF family protein, whose translation MDLSRELSDEEICDLIGSVVSREARDRPMTIKDRAELERTIFNSLRKLDVLQELVDDRDVTEIMVNGPNDIFYEKAGRIQRFKGHFSSEEKLEDVIQQIVGRHNRVVNQASPIVDTRLSDGSRVNIVLNPISIGGSAVSIRKFPEHPMSMERLVEIEALSPEVARLLQILTQAKYNIFISGGTGSGKTTFLNALSQYIPDDERIITIEDSAELQLLGAKNIVRLETRNANTDGVTPITIRDLIRTALRMRPDRIIVGECRGAEALDMLQAMNTGHDGSLSTGHANSPHDIISRIETMVLQGQDFPLNAIRQQIASGIDIIVQLGRLRDKSRRVLEISEVDGFMDGEIVLHTLYRFEETAVLDSGRIQGFLKKAGTLCHTDKLMAAGLSV comes from the coding sequence ATGGATTTGTCCAGAGAGCTGAGTGATGAGGAAATATGTGATTTAATCGGAAGCGTGGTTTCAAGAGAGGCACGCGACAGACCAATGACTATAAAGGATAGAGCGGAGCTTGAGCGCACCATATTCAACTCTCTGCGTAAGCTTGATGTGCTGCAGGAGCTGGTGGATGACAGGGATGTGACTGAAATTATGGTAAACGGTCCCAATGATATATTCTATGAAAAAGCCGGAAGAATCCAAAGGTTCAAGGGTCATTTTTCATCGGAAGAGAAGCTGGAGGATGTGATACAGCAGATTGTGGGACGCCATAACAGGGTTGTAAATCAGGCATCACCGATAGTTGATACCAGGCTTAGTGACGGCTCCAGGGTAAATATAGTGCTAAACCCCATATCTATAGGCGGCTCGGCCGTATCAATCAGAAAGTTTCCGGAGCATCCTATGAGCATGGAGAGGCTTGTTGAGATAGAAGCTCTCTCGCCGGAGGTGGCAAGGCTTCTACAGATACTGACGCAGGCCAAATACAATATATTTATTTCCGGTGGTACAGGCTCCGGAAAAACGACCTTCCTGAATGCTCTGTCACAATATATTCCTGATGATGAGAGAATTATTACAATTGAAGACTCAGCGGAGCTGCAGCTTCTGGGAGCTAAAAATATAGTAAGGCTTGAGACAAGAAATGCAAATACCGATGGGGTTACTCCAATTACAATAAGAGATCTTATCAGGACGGCTCTTCGTATGAGACCGGACAGGATAATAGTGGGCGAGTGCAGAGGTGCAGAGGCGCTTGATATGCTTCAGGCTATGAATACAGGACATGACGGCTCGTTGTCCACCGGCCATGCCAATTCACCACATGATATCATTTCAAGAATTGAGACTATGGTGCTTCAAGGTCAGGATTTCCCACTCAATGCGATACGGCAGCAGATAGCATCCGGAATAGATATTATTGTCCAGCTTGGCAGGCTGAGGGATAAAAGCAGGAGAGTCCTTGAGATATCAGAGGTGGATGGATTTATGGATGGTGAAATTGTGCTGCATACGCTGTATCGTTTTGAGGAAACCGCTGTTTTGGACAGTGGGAGGATACAGGGCTTTTTAAAGAAAGCAGGGACACTTTGTCACACCGACAAGCTTATGGCAGCAGGGCTTAGTGTATAG
- a CDS encoding type II secretion system F family protein translates to MLLNSYEGFDYMDYSRYSMSTKDWGIVFIKSMAATVIIAYLFYDSPIVVIAFPAVFAYCAKLCRQEGVRRQKEKLNEEFMNVLKVLSSNMLAGYSVENAWQEAEKEMELMYGNDSLMLSEIREMNRQIKMNQTFEAVLSEFAHRSGLEDIVNFSDIFSFAKRSGGRFVDIIESTTYRMWTKYDTNRQIEVAVSAKRLEQKTMNYIPIFLLAFLKLSSRDYMSALYGNLIGVIFMSTCLLAYAGAIKLAKKFLQVGIGI, encoded by the coding sequence ATGTTACTGAACAGTTATGAAGGGTTTGATTATATGGATTACAGCAGATATTCCATGTCCACAAAGGATTGGGGGATTGTTTTCATAAAAAGTATGGCTGCCACAGTGATTATCGCATATTTGTTTTATGACAGTCCTATTGTTGTTATTGCTTTTCCGGCGGTGTTTGCGTATTGTGCAAAGCTGTGCAGGCAGGAGGGTGTCAGAAGACAAAAGGAAAAACTAAATGAAGAGTTTATGAATGTACTTAAGGTATTGAGCTCGAATATGCTGGCCGGATACTCTGTGGAGAATGCATGGCAGGAGGCTGAAAAAGAGATGGAGCTCATGTATGGGAATGATTCGCTTATGCTGTCTGAGATACGGGAGATGAACAGGCAGATAAAGATGAATCAGACATTTGAGGCGGTGCTGTCAGAATTTGCTCATAGAAGCGGTCTGGAGGATATAGTCAATTTTTCTGATATTTTCTCATTTGCAAAGAGAAGCGGCGGCAGATTTGTGGATATCATAGAGTCTACCACTTACAGGATGTGGACAAAGTATGATACCAACCGACAGATAGAGGTTGCGGTTTCTGCCAAAAGACTTGAGCAAAAGACTATGAACTATATTCCGATATTTCTTTTGGCATTTTTAAAGCTGTCTTCAAGAGATTATATGTCTGCACTATATGGAAACCTGATCGGGGTAATCTTTATGAGTACCTGTCTTTTAGCCTATGCAGGGGCAATTAAACTGGCAAAGAAATTTTTACAGGTAGGAATAGGCATATGA
- a CDS encoding type II secretion system F family protein, producing MTGGKRLRIAALFVIVLVFAFIMDMSSNAITDNTLIRNDTGDGDAVYDLVLNADGLDEDYSYQLKVMEEQPSDKQANELFTQAKKEIDDSFCEENQSVEQVRGHVIMKDAYASGAVEAEWTLSDYDVVDINGDVNQDAFEEADDEQGKLISASVELSCGEHRQLYDFSFVVFPDELEAGERLIKDINRHIDSEMSKTGTKKLTLPDEVDGVKLSWSQEKSNTAAKIAMLEVVVIVLLVLEKKEKKKTAQKERNIQLQLEYPEIVSKMAVLMGSGMTVEQAWNRITARYLDERKNNDKNIMPAYEEMLVTEREISDGVTGRKAYAGFAERVKLPCYQKLVRIILQSIHKGSKGVCEMLEKESEDAFDERRLLALKLGEEAGTKMLMPMMIMMAIVIAIVIAPAIIDFKI from the coding sequence ATGACGGGAGGAAAGAGGCTTAGAATAGCAGCATTATTTGTTATAGTTTTAGTTTTTGCTTTTATCATGGACATGTCGTCAAATGCTATAACTGATAATACACTTATACGCAATGATACAGGTGACGGAGATGCAGTATATGATCTGGTGCTAAATGCGGATGGACTCGATGAGGATTACAGCTATCAGCTGAAGGTTATGGAGGAGCAGCCTTCGGATAAACAGGCGAATGAGCTGTTTACACAGGCAAAAAAAGAGATAGACGACAGCTTTTGTGAAGAGAATCAGAGTGTGGAACAGGTCAGAGGGCATGTGATTATGAAGGATGCATATGCATCGGGAGCTGTGGAGGCAGAGTGGACACTGAGTGACTATGATGTGGTTGATATTAATGGAGATGTGAACCAGGATGCATTTGAGGAGGCTGATGATGAACAGGGAAAGCTGATTAGCGCAAGTGTTGAGCTTTCCTGTGGCGAACACAGACAGCTGTATGATTTCTCATTTGTGGTATTTCCGGATGAACTGGAAGCGGGTGAGCGCCTCATAAAGGATATCAACAGACATATTGACAGTGAAATGTCAAAGACTGGGACTAAAAAGCTTACACTGCCGGATGAGGTAGATGGAGTAAAGCTCAGCTGGTCGCAGGAAAAAAGCAATACTGCAGCTAAAATAGCCATGCTTGAAGTTGTTGTTATAGTTCTTCTGGTGCTTGAGAAAAAGGAAAAAAAGAAGACGGCGCAGAAGGAGAGAAATATACAACTGCAGCTCGAATATCCGGAGATAGTCAGCAAAATGGCTGTTTTGATGGGTTCAGGAATGACTGTGGAGCAGGCATGGAATAGGATTACCGCCCGTTATCTTGATGAGCGGAAAAATAATGATAAGAATATTATGCCCGCTTACGAGGAAATGCTTGTGACGGAGAGAGAAATCTCAGATGGCGTGACAGGCAGAAAAGCATACGCAGGTTTTGCGGAAAGAGTAAAGCTGCCATGCTATCAGAAGCTTGTACGCATTATTTTACAGAGTATTCACAAAGGAAGTAAGGGTGTATGTGAAATGCTCGAGAAGGAATCGGAGGATGCATTTGATGAGAGGAGGCTTTTAGCCTTAAAGCTGGGTGAAGAGGCCGGCACCAAAATGCTTATGCCGATGATGATTATGATGGCTATAGTCATAGCAATAGTAATAGCACCCGCAATCATTGATTTTAAGATATAG
- a CDS encoding Flp1 family type IVb pilin: MLGFKNFLLDEDGAGVVEMILIIVVLIGLVLIFKKQLTTLVNNIFQTISREAGKV; encoded by the coding sequence ATGTTAGGATTTAAGAATTTTTTATTAGATGAGGATGGCGCAGGAGTAGTGGAAATGATACTGATAATTGTCGTGTTAATCGGTCTGGTGCTGATTTTTAAGAAGCAGCTTACGACGCTTGTAAACAATATCTTTCAGACAATCTCAAGAGAGGCTGGTAAAGTGTGA
- a CDS encoding DUF5702 domain-containing protein — MRGSITIFATMLLMLVSQFLFTVLEAGRNLTLTNIACMNSEAVAESVFAQYCRPLWDEYHLLAYDAGSDAMGNVDIENVKSYMKKLTTDNFKISDSGAFAGGTIVNGTSMLRLSMDELESMKYVLMTDDGGDVYTNAVVSYMKKNIGYETVKNLYSQYSSLNENKSAGEYDDSKIDSALKALKDNAAHEGGGKSIARSSPPRAYSAHLSVSKTKQTSESKAESTEGGNAIENPLVKVQKVKASGILSQVVDESTVSGNSIDTSARVSGRSLHKGTGGWSESGDDWYAKVLMQQYILTYMSCYTDTNPNHALNYEVEYIIGGRASDKDNLKIVIAEILALRAAANMAYLAGSASKQAQAMALAAIIGGITLTPEVIEGVEKGILAAWAFCESVLDLRALLDGDKIPLIKSDTSWTSSLYGMTSMLTGQVKAKSSNEGIGYKSYLGMLLFTKSMKNIAYRSMDVQEATVRMTGAHESFRMDNAICELNADVSYKYHGIFLCFVNLLDGADNEYTIKNKAKYSYYGR; from the coding sequence GTGAGAGGCAGTATAACGATATTTGCCACAATGCTTCTCATGCTGGTGTCACAGTTTCTGTTTACTGTACTGGAAGCCGGCAGGAATCTGACACTTACCAATATAGCATGCATGAATTCAGAGGCTGTAGCAGAGTCAGTTTTTGCACAGTATTGCAGACCATTGTGGGATGAATACCATCTGTTAGCGTATGACGCCGGAAGTGACGCAATGGGCAATGTGGATATCGAAAATGTCAAGTCGTATATGAAGAAGCTTACGACTGACAATTTTAAGATAAGCGATTCAGGAGCTTTTGCCGGGGGTACTATTGTAAACGGCACCAGTATGCTAAGGTTGTCAATGGATGAGCTCGAATCCATGAAATATGTGCTTATGACGGATGATGGTGGTGATGTGTATACAAATGCGGTTGTCTCATATATGAAGAAAAATATTGGTTATGAAACAGTCAAAAATCTTTACAGTCAGTATAGCTCATTGAATGAAAACAAGTCTGCGGGTGAGTATGATGACAGTAAAATAGATAGTGCGTTAAAAGCCTTAAAGGATAATGCAGCTCATGAAGGCGGAGGCAAAAGCATAGCGAGGTCGTCACCGCCAAGAGCTTACAGTGCACATTTATCGGTTTCGAAAACAAAGCAGACGTCAGAAAGTAAGGCAGAAAGCACAGAAGGCGGCAATGCAATAGAAAATCCGCTGGTCAAGGTGCAGAAAGTAAAGGCATCAGGCATATTATCGCAGGTGGTTGATGAGAGCACGGTGTCAGGAAACAGTATTGATACATCAGCCAGAGTGTCCGGGCGAAGTCTGCATAAAGGAACAGGGGGCTGGTCCGAAAGTGGTGATGACTGGTATGCGAAAGTACTTATGCAGCAGTATATTCTGACATATATGAGTTGTTACACTGATACAAATCCCAATCATGCCCTTAACTATGAGGTGGAGTACATCATAGGAGGCAGAGCGAGTGATAAGGATAATCTGAAGATCGTTATAGCAGAAATACTGGCTCTGCGTGCGGCTGCCAATATGGCATACCTGGCAGGAAGCGCATCAAAGCAGGCACAGGCGATGGCTCTTGCTGCAATTATCGGTGGAATTACTCTGACACCGGAGGTAATTGAAGGGGTGGAAAAGGGAATTCTGGCGGCCTGGGCATTCTGTGAAAGTGTGCTGGATTTAAGGGCACTTTTGGATGGGGATAAGATTCCACTGATAAAAAGTGATACGTCATGGACATCGAGTCTGTATGGCATGACAAGCATGCTCACAGGGCAGGTGAAGGCAAAAAGCTCAAATGAAGGAATAGGCTACAAATCATATCTGGGTATGCTGCTTTTTACAAAGAGCATGAAAAATATAGCGTATCGCTCGATGGATGTACAGGAGGCTACAGTGCGTATGACCGGTGCGCATGAAAGCTTTAGAATGGACAATGCAATCTGTGAGCTTAATGCAGATGTAAGCTACAAATATCATGGCATATTTTTATGCTTTGTGAATCTTTTAGATGGGGCAGATAACGAGTATACCATTAAAAATAAGGCAAAGTATTCCTATTATGGACGATGA
- a CDS encoding prepilin peptidase, with translation MIQLIILLGIISIIDFSTKKIPVVVLVVMGIVGIASSFYAKQSIISVAVALIPGIVLMAAAFLTGEQIGYGDAAVVTLMGLFVTADIVCSTMVMGLTIAGIISVILIASGRAGRKKQIAFTPFLLLGYGLTEVFM, from the coding sequence ATGATACAGCTTATCATTTTACTTGGAATAATCAGTATAATTGACTTTTCAACCAAAAAGATACCGGTAGTTGTATTGGTAGTAATGGGGATTGTAGGTATTGCAAGCTCTTTTTATGCGAAGCAGTCAATTATATCAGTGGCTGTTGCCCTGATTCCCGGTATAGTGCTTATGGCAGCTGCATTTCTTACAGGAGAGCAGATAGGCTATGGAGATGCAGCTGTTGTGACGCTTATGGGATTGTTTGTGACTGCTGACATAGTGTGCAGCACTATGGTGATGGGACTGACAATAGCGGGAATAATCTCTGTTATTTTAATTGCATCAGGCAGGGCTGGAAGAAAGAAGCAGATTGCATTTACACCATTTCTACTGCTGGGATATGGATTGACGGAGGTATTTATGTGA
- a CDS encoding pilus assembly protein has protein sequence MENKLNVDLSYGLKGSYTVEGTIIIPIFIVMLAIAMKMGLVLYNEMKADSSYEYATDMWLVDDFYNYQVLKEVVNEF, from the coding sequence GTGGAAAATAAATTAAATGTAGATTTATCTTATGGACTAAAAGGCAGTTATACAGTGGAAGGTACGATTATTATACCTATATTTATTGTTATGCTTGCGATAGCGATGAAGATGGGACTTGTGCTGTATAACGAAATGAAAGCAGACAGCTCTTATGAGTATGCTACTGACATGTGGCTGGTGGATGATTTCTATAATTATCAGGTTTTGAAAGAGGTAGTAAATGAATTCTAA
- a CDS encoding DUF6382 domain-containing protein, giving the protein MNSNEIVYERKMTGSFMKLRCDEVRPLDEKILLKNNIPGFLPMEKCYVNNEGQYWYDISGVQSLEMRCQYNDIKLEFLEKLVVSICNKMELLENHLVSTESLVLDPQLIHIKGVNQDEEIYFTAYPAQMKTICNTFSHLMEYMLTKLDHSDAEAIHIAYGIYEKTINGNYSIADIRNAIIEERQKKVAEKPVEEVIAPISQPQVRVEEPKEQIKPTLYDKLRVYLLEQLDIRLPERKKQASVIEKPKKPDINRKWFKKEKRKENREKLDDTMLIHPSSEAAPEPVPRQIHPTVCLSDYREHPQGMLLYEGMENRSNIIIDKDCTRIGQGDEADAVIGKDTISHFHAVINRENQEFYLEDLNSTNGTFVNNEVLAYKQKKQLKSNDIIRFADVKYRFV; this is encoded by the coding sequence ATGAATTCTAATGAAATAGTATATGAAAGAAAGATGACAGGCAGCTTTATGAAGCTGCGTTGTGACGAGGTGAGGCCGTTAGATGAAAAGATATTGCTGAAAAACAATATTCCGGGCTTTCTGCCTATGGAGAAGTGTTATGTGAATAATGAAGGGCAGTACTGGTATGATATATCCGGAGTCCAGTCTTTGGAAATGCGCTGCCAGTACAATGACATAAAGCTTGAGTTTCTTGAAAAGCTTGTGGTGAGTATCTGTAACAAGATGGAGCTTTTGGAGAATCATCTTGTTAGCACAGAATCTCTGGTGCTTGATCCTCAGCTAATACACATAAAAGGGGTAAATCAGGATGAGGAAATATATTTTACAGCATACCCGGCACAGATGAAAACCATTTGCAATACATTCTCGCATTTAATGGAGTATATGCTAACGAAACTTGACCACAGTGATGCTGAAGCGATACATATAGCATATGGCATATATGAGAAAACCATAAATGGCAATTACAGTATTGCTGATATTCGAAATGCCATAATCGAGGAGCGACAGAAAAAGGTGGCAGAAAAGCCGGTGGAGGAGGTGATTGCGCCAATTTCACAGCCACAGGTCAGAGTAGAGGAGCCTAAGGAGCAGATAAAGCCTACACTGTACGATAAGCTTCGGGTGTATCTGCTGGAGCAGCTGGATATCAGGCTGCCGGAGCGAAAGAAGCAGGCGTCAGTGATAGAAAAGCCTAAAAAACCGGACATAAACAGAAAATGGTTTAAAAAAGAGAAACGAAAAGAAAATCGTGAAAAGTTAGATGACACCATGCTTATACACCCAAGCTCAGAGGCTGCACCGGAGCCTGTACCGCGTCAGATACACCCCACAGTATGTCTGAGCGATTACAGGGAGCACCCACAGGGCATGCTTTTGTATGAGGGCATGGAAAACCGCAGTAATATAATAATAGACAAAGATTGTACGCGTATTGGTCAGGGCGATGAGGCCGATGCAGTAATAGGCAAGGATACAATAAGTCATTTTCATGCAGTTATAAATAGGGAAAACCAGGAATTTTATCTGGAGGATTTAAACTCCACAAATGGAACCTTTGTGAATAATGAGGTGCTTGCGTACAAGCAGAAGAAGCAGCTCAAGTCAAATGATATCATCAGATTTGCCGATGTTAAGTACCGGTTTGTATAA
- a CDS encoding rhomboid family intramembrane serine protease → MQNIKRFYDKPYMTIGIIVVNIIVFVLMSISGSTLDAQYMAAHGAMYPEYIKDGQYWRLFTSMFMHFGLMHILNNMVVLGAVGQIVEKAMGHVKLLITFLVSGMCGSVLSYIVMLYNNDYAVSAGASGAIFGLVGALVWIVIANRGFYEGVSRKQAVFMVILMIYYGVSTQGVDNWAHGGGLVGGFVISIVLYRKKRYNKYNIN, encoded by the coding sequence TTGCAGAATATAAAAAGATTTTATGATAAACCATATATGACAATTGGCATAATAGTGGTAAATATAATAGTTTTTGTGCTGATGAGTATATCAGGCAGCACACTTGATGCACAGTATATGGCTGCCCACGGAGCCATGTACCCTGAGTATATAAAGGATGGCCAGTACTGGAGGCTGTTCACTTCGATGTTTATGCATTTTGGATTGATGCATATACTTAACAATATGGTGGTTTTAGGTGCTGTCGGTCAGATAGTCGAGAAAGCCATGGGGCATGTGAAGCTTCTGATCACATTTCTTGTGTCAGGCATGTGTGGAAGTGTATTGTCATACATCGTTATGCTTTATAATAATGATTATGCGGTATCGGCAGGTGCTTCCGGGGCGATATTTGGTCTGGTAGGAGCACTTGTGTGGATAGTTATAGCAAACAGAGGCTTTTATGAGGGCGTCAGCAGGAAGCAGGCTGTATTTATGGTTATACTGATGATATACTACGGAGTTTCAACGCAGGGAGTGGACAATTGGGCTCATGGAGGCGGGCTCGTAGGCGGATTTGTTATTTCAATTGTTTTATATCGCAAAAAGAGATATAATAAATATAATATCAACTAA